From the Malus domestica chromosome 17, GDT2T_hap1 genome, one window contains:
- the LOC103405500 gene encoding E3 ubiquitin-protein ligase At1g63170 isoform X1, protein MDVPSAEPNSDTQGDQFPLLLEQMESHNNRVHIIDVTRNDDASSSTSSDDQPPRVDMPHHEDRSSASTHAPSYQAASSSSNRLNSRNSSFMRRGDGYSRRRRSPLNSGLWISVELVVTVSQIIASIVVLSLSTNENPQAPLFAWVVGYASGCVATLPVLYWRFRNRNRGSEQESIQSHQGSSESSPPEPTSYTAISITQASDEENSRASETVTTNPQIGGPLSARWCHEVRKLIQFCRINGLVDHFKMALDCFFAVWFVVGNVWIFGGHSAPSDAPKLYRLCIVFLTFSCIGYAMPFILCATICCCLPCIISVLGFREDLSQARGATVESINALPTYKFKLKENVTNDDQEGSPGSQGGLLAAGTEKEREISGDDAVCCICLAKYADNDELRELPCLHVFHVECVDKWLKINASCPLCKSEVGERSGGSPLARDSSQQ, encoded by the exons ATGGATGTTCCCTCTGCAGAACCAAATAGTGACACCCAAGGTGACCAATTTCCTTTGCTACTAGAGCAGATGGAAAGTCATAACAATCGTGTGCACATAATTGATGTAACAAGGAATGATGATGCTTCATCAAGTACATCCAGTGATGACCAACCTCCTAGAGTGGACATGCCCCATCATGAAGACAGATCATCAGCAAGTACACATGCCCCCTCTTATCAAGCtgcttcatcttcctcaaacaGATTGAATTCTAGGAATTCCTCATTTATGAGGAGAGGTGATGGGTATAGTCGTCGCCGAAGAAGCCCTTTAAATTCAGGGTTATGGATTTCTGTTGAGCTTGTTGTCACTGTGAGTCAGATTATAGCATCTATTGTTGTTTTGTCACTGTCAACAAATGAAAATCCACAAGCGCCTTTGTTTGCATGGGTTGTGGGTTATGCATCTGGTTGTGTTGCAACACTTCCTGTTCTTTACTGGAGGTTCCGTAACCGCAACAGGGGTTCTGAGCAAGAATCCATTCAATCGCATCAAGGGTCTTCTGAAAGCAGTCCTCCTGAACCAACGTCTTATACAGCTATTTCAATTACACAAGCTTCAGATGAAGAGAACAGTCGCGCCTCCGAAACGGTTACAACTAACCCTCAAATTGGAGGACCCTTAAGTGCAAG ATGGTGTCATGAAGTGAGGAAGCTCATTCAATTttgcagaataaatgggttagTGGATCATTTCAAGATGGCCTTAGATTGCTTCTTTGCAGTCTGGTTTGTTGTAGGCAATGTGTGGATTTTTGGAGGTCACTCTGCCCCTTCTGATGCTCCTAAACTGTACAG GTTATGTATAGTGTTCCTTACCTTTAGCTGTATTGGATATGCCATGCCATTCATACTATGTGCAACAATTTGCTGCTGCCTGCCTTGCATCATTTCTGTCCTCGGATTTCGAGAGGATCTTTCTCAGGCTAGAGGAGCCACCGTGGAATCAATTAATGCTCTCCCGACATACAAATTCAAGTTAAAGGAAAATGTGACCAATGATGATCAGGAGGGAAGCCCAGGTAGTCAAGGTGGGCTCTTGGCTGCAGGGACAGAAAAGGAGCGTGAGATATCTGGAGATGATGCG GTTTGTTGTATTTGCTTGGCGAAGTATGCAGATAACGATGAGCTACGGGAGCTACCATGTTTACATGTCTTTCACGTGGAGTGTGTTGACAAATGGTTGAAAATCAATGCATCATGTCCCCTATGCAAAAGTGAGGTCGGAGAGAGGAGCGGTGGCTCGCCATTGGCCAGGGACTCCAGCCAACAGTAG
- the LOC103405500 gene encoding E3 ubiquitin-protein ligase At1g63170 isoform X2 gives MDVPSAEPNSDTQGDQFPLLLEQMESHNNRVHIIDVTRNDDASSSTSSDDQPPRVDMPHHEDRSSASTHAPSYQAASSSSNRLNSRNSSFMRRGDGYSRRRRSPLNSGLWISVELVVTVSQIIASIVVLSLSTNENPQAPLFAWVVGYASGCVATLPVLYWRFRNRNRGSEQESIQSHQGSSESSPPEPTSYTAISITQASDEENSRASETVTTNPQIGGPLSARINGLVDHFKMALDCFFAVWFVVGNVWIFGGHSAPSDAPKLYRLCIVFLTFSCIGYAMPFILCATICCCLPCIISVLGFREDLSQARGATVESINALPTYKFKLKENVTNDDQEGSPGSQGGLLAAGTEKEREISGDDAVCCICLAKYADNDELRELPCLHVFHVECVDKWLKINASCPLCKSEVGERSGGSPLARDSSQQ, from the exons ATGGATGTTCCCTCTGCAGAACCAAATAGTGACACCCAAGGTGACCAATTTCCTTTGCTACTAGAGCAGATGGAAAGTCATAACAATCGTGTGCACATAATTGATGTAACAAGGAATGATGATGCTTCATCAAGTACATCCAGTGATGACCAACCTCCTAGAGTGGACATGCCCCATCATGAAGACAGATCATCAGCAAGTACACATGCCCCCTCTTATCAAGCtgcttcatcttcctcaaacaGATTGAATTCTAGGAATTCCTCATTTATGAGGAGAGGTGATGGGTATAGTCGTCGCCGAAGAAGCCCTTTAAATTCAGGGTTATGGATTTCTGTTGAGCTTGTTGTCACTGTGAGTCAGATTATAGCATCTATTGTTGTTTTGTCACTGTCAACAAATGAAAATCCACAAGCGCCTTTGTTTGCATGGGTTGTGGGTTATGCATCTGGTTGTGTTGCAACACTTCCTGTTCTTTACTGGAGGTTCCGTAACCGCAACAGGGGTTCTGAGCAAGAATCCATTCAATCGCATCAAGGGTCTTCTGAAAGCAGTCCTCCTGAACCAACGTCTTATACAGCTATTTCAATTACACAAGCTTCAGATGAAGAGAACAGTCGCGCCTCCGAAACGGTTACAACTAACCCTCAAATTGGAGGACCCTTAAGTGCAAG aataaatgggttagTGGATCATTTCAAGATGGCCTTAGATTGCTTCTTTGCAGTCTGGTTTGTTGTAGGCAATGTGTGGATTTTTGGAGGTCACTCTGCCCCTTCTGATGCTCCTAAACTGTACAG GTTATGTATAGTGTTCCTTACCTTTAGCTGTATTGGATATGCCATGCCATTCATACTATGTGCAACAATTTGCTGCTGCCTGCCTTGCATCATTTCTGTCCTCGGATTTCGAGAGGATCTTTCTCAGGCTAGAGGAGCCACCGTGGAATCAATTAATGCTCTCCCGACATACAAATTCAAGTTAAAGGAAAATGTGACCAATGATGATCAGGAGGGAAGCCCAGGTAGTCAAGGTGGGCTCTTGGCTGCAGGGACAGAAAAGGAGCGTGAGATATCTGGAGATGATGCG GTTTGTTGTATTTGCTTGGCGAAGTATGCAGATAACGATGAGCTACGGGAGCTACCATGTTTACATGTCTTTCACGTGGAGTGTGTTGACAAATGGTTGAAAATCAATGCATCATGTCCCCTATGCAAAAGTGAGGTCGGAGAGAGGAGCGGTGGCTCGCCATTGGCCAGGGACTCCAGCCAACAGTAG